One segment of Theobroma cacao cultivar B97-61/B2 chromosome 9, Criollo_cocoa_genome_V2, whole genome shotgun sequence DNA contains the following:
- the LOC18589398 gene encoding pathogenesis-related homeodomain protein isoform X1 produces MNNEQRTVATSFSFDTVEISMRGTGKKVVDHESAKSSSSKKEAGSKLIATLQFKKRSKISHGRVRKPKYHVKKVGSALLKTKVNASISKGTGNDVSSSKKVGSKTNLHKANKKGSSKKLDSSKLQGKNAASGSSEENSKKANEDVRIKNLTKKKKKRQKDKVELDEASRLQRRTRYLLIKMKLEQNLIDAYSGEGWKGQSREKIKPEKELQRAKKQILKCKLGIREAIRQLDSLSSVGSIEGSVIAPDGSVYHEHIFCAKCKLHEAFPDNDIVLCDGTCNCAFHQKCLDPPLDTENIPPGEQGWFCKFCDCKMEIIEAMNAHIGTHFSVDSHWQDIFKDEAAFPDGVIASLNPEEEWPSDDSEDDDYDPERRENSCGISGAALDGDDTDDTDSSTSLSWSVDGEDFSGSGRRENHSVDSGADSYETSDGEIISGRRRRRAVDYKKLYDEMFGKDAPSYEQVSEDEDWGPGKRKRREKESDAASTLMTLYESETKYPKVETTEMRGQLPSDPKSRRPIFRIPPTAVEKLRQVFAENELPSRVIKENLSKELGLEPEKVNKWFKNARYLALKSRKVERADHLQSSSPGVSKESELEASKRKDPNIPQLEDTSKKTLLHTPKRLKKKVRKSPNSKSLHSSLRRSAQNGLSLVSPANSNKVRKELSDDVILKKLLKGKKKREKKRVNITVGGGLQQFELEMERLCRVKVRLENMRQTLLRLETSKARKLNKNRLQEESVIYIPIAEVKQKV; encoded by the exons ATGAATAATG AGCAGAGAACAGTTGCAACATCTTTCAG ttttgatACAGTAGAGATCAGTATGCGTGGTACTGGTAAGAAAGTAGTCGATCATGAATCTGCCAAGTCCTCTTCTTCTAAGAAAGAAGCTGGGTCTAAGCTAATTGCAACATTACAATTCAAAAAACGAAGTAAAATATCCCATGGCAGAGTACGtaaaccaaaatatcatgtaAAGAAAGTTGGTTCGGCCCTTTTGAAGACGAAAGTTAATGCCTCTATTAGCAAGGGGACGGGGAATGATGTCTCTTCCAGCAAAAAGGTAGGTAGTAAGACAAACCTGCACAAAGCAAACAAGAAAGGGTCTTCTAAGAAGTTGGATTCATCCAAGCTCCAAGGTAAAAATGCGGCATCTGGTAGTTCCGAGGAGAACAGTAAAAAGGCTAATGAAGATGTTAGAATTAAAAATCtaaccaagaagaaaaagaagaggcaAAAGGATAAGGTTGAGCTGGATGAAGCATCACGGTTGCAGAGAAGAACAAGGTACCTTCTGATTAAAATGAAGCTGGAACAGAATCTTATTGATGCTTACTCTGGGGAAGGTTGGAAAGGTCAAAG TCGAGAGAAGATTAAGCCAGAAAAAGAACTGCAAAGAGCCAAGAAGCAAATATTGAAGTGCAAACTTGGGATACGTGAGGCAATTCGCCAGTTGGATTCACTTAGTTCAGTAGGAAGCATTGAAGGCTCTGTTATTGCCCCAGATGGATCTGTTTATCATGAACAT atattttgtgCAAAGTGCAAGTTGCACGAAGCTTTTCCAGATAATGATATAGTACTTTGTGATGGAACATGCAACTGTGCCTTCCACCAAAAGTGCCTGGATCCTCCACTGGACACTGAAAATA TACCTCCGGGAGAACAGGGCTGGTTTTGCAAATTTTGTGACTGTAAGATGGAAATTATAGAAGCAATGAATGCACATATTGGAACCCACTTCTCTGTTGACAGCCATTGGCAG GATATTTTTAAAGATGAAGCTGCTTTCCCTGATGGTGTGATTGCATCATTAAATCCTGAGGAGGAATGGCCTTCAGATGATTCTGAAGATGATGACTATGATCCAGAGAGGAGGGAAAACAGCTGCGGCATCAGTGGGGCAGCCCTTGATGGTGATGATACAGATGATACAGACAGTTCAACCAGCTTGAGTTGGTCTGTGGATGGTGAAGATTTTTCAGGATCTGGAAGGCGAGAAAACCATTCAGTTGACAGTGGTGCAGATTCTTATGAAACCAGTGATGGGGAAATTATTTCTGGCCGTAGGAGGCGAAGAGCAGTTGATTACAAGAAGCTATATGAT gaaatgtttggaaaggatgCTCCCTCATATGAGCAAGTCAGTGAAGATGAAGATTGGGGTCCTGGTAAAAGAAAGCGTAGAGAAAAAGAGTCAGATGCTGCCAGCACACTTATGACTTTATATGAAAGTGAGACAAAATATCCAAAGGTTGAAACCACAGAAATGAGAGGACAACTACCTTCGGATCCGAAGAGCAGGCGACCTATTTTCAGAATTCCTCCCACTGCAGTCGAG AAACTCCGGCAGGTGTTTGCTGAGAATGAACTTCCTTCTAGAGTAATCAAGGAGAATCTTTCAAAGGAATTGGGTCTTGAGCCCGAAAAG GTAAATAAATGGTTCAAGAATGCCCGGTACTTGGCACTGAAAAGCAGAAAG GTAGAGAGAGCAGACCACCTTCAGAGTTCTTCTCCTGGAGTCTCCAAGGAATCTGAACTGGAAGCTTCAAAGAGGAAAGATCCTAATATCCCGCAATTGGAAGATACATCGAAAAAAACTTTATTACATACACCAAAGagattgaaaaagaaagtgaGAAAGAGTCCAAACTCAAAGTCATTACACAGTTCTTTAAGGAGAAGTGCACAAAATGGACTTTCACTTGTTTCACCTGCAAACAGCAACAAG GTCAGAAAAGAGTTGAGCGATGATGTGATCTTGAAGAAGcttttgaaagggaaaaagaagaggGAGAAGAAGAGGGTGAACATTACTGTTGGGGGTGGATTACAACAATTCGAGTTAGAGATGGAAAGGCTTTGTAGGGTTAAGGTGAGGCTCGAGAATATGAGGCAAACATTATTAAGATTAGAAACTAGCAAAGCTAGGAAGTTGAATAAAAACCGGTTACAGGAAGAATCTGTTATTTATATTCCCATTGCAGAGGTAAAGCAGAAGGTTTGa
- the LOC18589398 gene encoding pathogenesis-related homeodomain protein isoform X2 — MRTVATSFSFDTVEISMRGTGKKVVDHESAKSSSSKKEAGSKLIATLQFKKRSKISHGRVRKPKYHVKKVGSALLKTKVNASISKGTGNDVSSSKKVGSKTNLHKANKKGSSKKLDSSKLQGKNAASGSSEENSKKANEDVRIKNLTKKKKKRQKDKVELDEASRLQRRTRYLLIKMKLEQNLIDAYSGEGWKGQSREKIKPEKELQRAKKQILKCKLGIREAIRQLDSLSSVGSIEGSVIAPDGSVYHEHIFCAKCKLHEAFPDNDIVLCDGTCNCAFHQKCLDPPLDTENIPPGEQGWFCKFCDCKMEIIEAMNAHIGTHFSVDSHWQDIFKDEAAFPDGVIASLNPEEEWPSDDSEDDDYDPERRENSCGISGAALDGDDTDDTDSSTSLSWSVDGEDFSGSGRRENHSVDSGADSYETSDGEIISGRRRRRAVDYKKLYDEMFGKDAPSYEQVSEDEDWGPGKRKRREKESDAASTLMTLYESETKYPKVETTEMRGQLPSDPKSRRPIFRIPPTAVEKLRQVFAENELPSRVIKENLSKELGLEPEKVNKWFKNARYLALKSRKVERADHLQSSSPGVSKESELEASKRKDPNIPQLEDTSKKTLLHTPKRLKKKVRKSPNSKSLHSSLRRSAQNGLSLVSPANSNKVRKELSDDVILKKLLKGKKKREKKRVNITVGGGLQQFELEMERLCRVKVRLENMRQTLLRLETSKARKLNKNRLQEESVIYIPIAEVKQKV; from the exons ATG AGAACAGTTGCAACATCTTTCAG ttttgatACAGTAGAGATCAGTATGCGTGGTACTGGTAAGAAAGTAGTCGATCATGAATCTGCCAAGTCCTCTTCTTCTAAGAAAGAAGCTGGGTCTAAGCTAATTGCAACATTACAATTCAAAAAACGAAGTAAAATATCCCATGGCAGAGTACGtaaaccaaaatatcatgtaAAGAAAGTTGGTTCGGCCCTTTTGAAGACGAAAGTTAATGCCTCTATTAGCAAGGGGACGGGGAATGATGTCTCTTCCAGCAAAAAGGTAGGTAGTAAGACAAACCTGCACAAAGCAAACAAGAAAGGGTCTTCTAAGAAGTTGGATTCATCCAAGCTCCAAGGTAAAAATGCGGCATCTGGTAGTTCCGAGGAGAACAGTAAAAAGGCTAATGAAGATGTTAGAATTAAAAATCtaaccaagaagaaaaagaagaggcaAAAGGATAAGGTTGAGCTGGATGAAGCATCACGGTTGCAGAGAAGAACAAGGTACCTTCTGATTAAAATGAAGCTGGAACAGAATCTTATTGATGCTTACTCTGGGGAAGGTTGGAAAGGTCAAAG TCGAGAGAAGATTAAGCCAGAAAAAGAACTGCAAAGAGCCAAGAAGCAAATATTGAAGTGCAAACTTGGGATACGTGAGGCAATTCGCCAGTTGGATTCACTTAGTTCAGTAGGAAGCATTGAAGGCTCTGTTATTGCCCCAGATGGATCTGTTTATCATGAACAT atattttgtgCAAAGTGCAAGTTGCACGAAGCTTTTCCAGATAATGATATAGTACTTTGTGATGGAACATGCAACTGTGCCTTCCACCAAAAGTGCCTGGATCCTCCACTGGACACTGAAAATA TACCTCCGGGAGAACAGGGCTGGTTTTGCAAATTTTGTGACTGTAAGATGGAAATTATAGAAGCAATGAATGCACATATTGGAACCCACTTCTCTGTTGACAGCCATTGGCAG GATATTTTTAAAGATGAAGCTGCTTTCCCTGATGGTGTGATTGCATCATTAAATCCTGAGGAGGAATGGCCTTCAGATGATTCTGAAGATGATGACTATGATCCAGAGAGGAGGGAAAACAGCTGCGGCATCAGTGGGGCAGCCCTTGATGGTGATGATACAGATGATACAGACAGTTCAACCAGCTTGAGTTGGTCTGTGGATGGTGAAGATTTTTCAGGATCTGGAAGGCGAGAAAACCATTCAGTTGACAGTGGTGCAGATTCTTATGAAACCAGTGATGGGGAAATTATTTCTGGCCGTAGGAGGCGAAGAGCAGTTGATTACAAGAAGCTATATGAT gaaatgtttggaaaggatgCTCCCTCATATGAGCAAGTCAGTGAAGATGAAGATTGGGGTCCTGGTAAAAGAAAGCGTAGAGAAAAAGAGTCAGATGCTGCCAGCACACTTATGACTTTATATGAAAGTGAGACAAAATATCCAAAGGTTGAAACCACAGAAATGAGAGGACAACTACCTTCGGATCCGAAGAGCAGGCGACCTATTTTCAGAATTCCTCCCACTGCAGTCGAG AAACTCCGGCAGGTGTTTGCTGAGAATGAACTTCCTTCTAGAGTAATCAAGGAGAATCTTTCAAAGGAATTGGGTCTTGAGCCCGAAAAG GTAAATAAATGGTTCAAGAATGCCCGGTACTTGGCACTGAAAAGCAGAAAG GTAGAGAGAGCAGACCACCTTCAGAGTTCTTCTCCTGGAGTCTCCAAGGAATCTGAACTGGAAGCTTCAAAGAGGAAAGATCCTAATATCCCGCAATTGGAAGATACATCGAAAAAAACTTTATTACATACACCAAAGagattgaaaaagaaagtgaGAAAGAGTCCAAACTCAAAGTCATTACACAGTTCTTTAAGGAGAAGTGCACAAAATGGACTTTCACTTGTTTCACCTGCAAACAGCAACAAG GTCAGAAAAGAGTTGAGCGATGATGTGATCTTGAAGAAGcttttgaaagggaaaaagaagaggGAGAAGAAGAGGGTGAACATTACTGTTGGGGGTGGATTACAACAATTCGAGTTAGAGATGGAAAGGCTTTGTAGGGTTAAGGTGAGGCTCGAGAATATGAGGCAAACATTATTAAGATTAGAAACTAGCAAAGCTAGGAAGTTGAATAAAAACCGGTTACAGGAAGAATCTGTTATTTATATTCCCATTGCAGAGGTAAAGCAGAAGGTTTGa
- the LOC18589399 gene encoding tRNA-specific adenosine deaminase 2 isoform X1: MESEGQGWSSDNLAYMELAIQQAKLALESLEVPVGCVFIKDGKVIASGRNRTNETRNATRHAEMEAIDILLEKWQRDGLSKSDVAETFSKCILYVTCEPCIMCAAALSILGIKEVYYGCANEKFGGCGSILSLHSSALSHLSVQKFRKEKVSNVQEDCWPQKQSLFSEVSMNRGILMLQNLTGLWFKRKLSDILRFRI; the protein is encoded by the exons ATGGAAAGTGAAGGTCAAGGATGGTCTTCTGATAATCTTGCATATATGGAACTTGCAATTCAGCAG GCAAAACTTGCTTTGGAAAGCCTTGAAGTTCCTGTTGG CTGTGTATTCATCAAGGATGGGAAGGTCATTGCCTCTGGGAGAAATCGAACCAATGAGACGCGTAAT GCAACAAGACATGCAGAAATGGAAGCCATAGACATTCTTCTGGAGAAATGGCAGAGAGATGGACTTTCAAAATCAGATGTTGCTGAAACGTTTTCAAAATGCATTTTGTATGTTACATGTGAACCATGCATAATGTGTGCTGCAGCTTTGTCAATTCTTG GTATAAAGGAAGTATATTATGGTTGTGCAAATGAGAAATTTGGAGGGTGTGGGTCCATTTTATCCTTGCACTCAAGTGCTTTGAGCCACCTATCAG tgCAGAAGTTCCGCAAAGAAAAGGTTTCAAATGTACAGGAGGATTGCTGGCCTCAGAAGCAGTCTCTCTTTTCAGAAGTTTCTATGAACAGGGGAATCCTAATG CTCCAAAACCTCACAGGCCTCTGGTTCAAAAGGAAGTTGAGTGATATACTTAGATTTAG GATTTAG
- the LOC18589399 gene encoding tRNA-specific adenosine deaminase 2 isoform X2 — translation MESEGQGWSSDNLAYMELAIQQAKLALESLEVPVGCVFIKDGKVIASGRNRTNETRNATRHAEMEAIDILLEKWQRDGLSKSDVAETFSKCILYVTCEPCIMCAAALSILGIKEVYYGCANEKFGGCGSILSLHSSALSHLSEVPQRKGFKCTGGLLASEAVSLFRSFYEQGNPNAPKPHRPLVQKEVE, via the exons ATGGAAAGTGAAGGTCAAGGATGGTCTTCTGATAATCTTGCATATATGGAACTTGCAATTCAGCAG GCAAAACTTGCTTTGGAAAGCCTTGAAGTTCCTGTTGG CTGTGTATTCATCAAGGATGGGAAGGTCATTGCCTCTGGGAGAAATCGAACCAATGAGACGCGTAAT GCAACAAGACATGCAGAAATGGAAGCCATAGACATTCTTCTGGAGAAATGGCAGAGAGATGGACTTTCAAAATCAGATGTTGCTGAAACGTTTTCAAAATGCATTTTGTATGTTACATGTGAACCATGCATAATGTGTGCTGCAGCTTTGTCAATTCTTG GTATAAAGGAAGTATATTATGGTTGTGCAAATGAGAAATTTGGAGGGTGTGGGTCCATTTTATCCTTGCACTCAAGTGCTTTGAGCCACCTATCAG AAGTTCCGCAAAGAAAAGGTTTCAAATGTACAGGAGGATTGCTGGCCTCAGAAGCAGTCTCTCTTTTCAGAAGTTTCTATGAACAGGGGAATCCTAATG CTCCAAAACCTCACAGGCCTCTGGTTCAAAAGGAAGTTGAGTGA